In the Chloroflexota bacterium genome, one interval contains:
- a CDS encoding glycosyltransferase, which yields MHIGVITHNFPRFPGDYSGNFVAYLSEALAREGNRVTILAPWDAAYRPPPPDSQVDRFLWRYAPRADWHRLGYMRTMEADVKMRGETYWLAPGFFAAGTLATLQWCLINKPDVLHAHWLLPGGFFGAVASRLLGIPLVVSIPGSDALVARQNPVMRSMAKFVLDQADLITANSGSLRDVAVNELGADPRRFELIIYGVDPRAMTVDRSKNAELRAELGVAPDELLLLAVGRMVYKKGFDVLIRAMAMIKQSGVLETGAALPKLRLAFVGEGDLWQEWQELARDLGVDEDIVWPGTVPFDQMQGMYNAADVLVMPSVTRPATGLSVTVLDAMACGKPIIGSTAAGNPLVVREGHNGYIVPEGDPAALAGAILRFAALPCETREEMGKKSRRLVEEQFAWEHLARRYLENFKRLAAGRVLLGKQDGLR from the coding sequence ATGCATATCGGCGTCATCACTCACAACTTTCCGCGCTTTCCAGGTGACTACAGCGGCAATTTCGTCGCCTATCTGAGCGAAGCGCTGGCCCGCGAGGGGAACCGTGTCACCATCCTGGCACCCTGGGACGCGGCCTATCGACCCCCGCCACCCGATAGCCAGGTCGACCGTTTTCTGTGGCGTTATGCACCCAGGGCCGATTGGCATCGCCTGGGTTACATGCGGACCATGGAAGCCGACGTGAAAATGCGAGGTGAGACCTACTGGCTCGCCCCCGGCTTCTTCGCGGCCGGCACATTGGCCACATTGCAGTGGTGCCTGATCAACAAGCCCGACGTTTTACATGCCCACTGGCTGTTGCCCGGCGGCTTTTTCGGTGCCGTGGCAAGCCGGCTTCTGGGCATTCCCCTGGTCGTTTCCATTCCCGGCTCTGATGCCCTGGTCGCTCGCCAGAATCCCGTCATGCGTTCGATGGCAAAATTTGTGCTCGATCAGGCTGACCTGATAACCGCCAACAGTGGCAGTCTGCGCGATGTCGCCGTGAATGAGTTGGGCGCCGATCCCAGGCGCTTCGAGTTGATCATCTACGGCGTTGACCCCAGGGCCATGACTGTCGATCGCAGCAAGAATGCTGAATTGCGGGCTGAACTTGGCGTGGCGCCCGACGAACTCCTGCTACTGGCTGTAGGCCGCATGGTCTACAAAAAAGGCTTCGATGTGCTCATCCGGGCCATGGCGATGATCAAACAAAGTGGTGTGCTGGAGACAGGCGCTGCCCTGCCGAAACTGCGGCTGGCCTTCGTCGGCGAAGGCGATCTCTGGCAGGAATGGCAAGAGCTGGCACGAGACCTGGGGGTCGATGAAGACATCGTCTGGCCTGGCACGGTGCCCTTCGATCAGATGCAAGGCATGTATAACGCCGCGGATGTCCTGGTCATGCCGTCGGTGACCAGACCGGCCACCGGCCTGAGCGTCACGGTGCTGGATGCCATGGCATGCGGCAAACCCATCATCGGCAGCACGGCGGCCGGCAATCCCCTGGTCGTCCGGGAGGGCCACAATGGCTATATCGTGCCTGAAGGTGATCCGGCTGCGCTGGCAGGGGCGATTCTGCGCTTCGCTGCCCTGCCATGCGAAACCCGTGAAGAGATGGGGAAAAAGAGTCGTCGCCTGGTCGAAGAGCAATTTGCCTGGGAACATCTGGCCCGTCGCTATCTGGAAAACTTCAAGCGGCTGGCAGCAGGGCGGGTACTTCTTGGGAAACAGGATGGGTTGCGGTAA
- a CDS encoding DUF2079 domain-containing protein: MSKAHSASHSRRPPRWAVALLWALIVIYTLYFSAVSIRLHDAHQTHASDLGQIDLAIWNTSQGRFVEQIKGDQITTRMTDHVEPIFAPVSTVFWIWDDVRALLILQAALLALGAWPVFHYAYDRVMDKESDSAGDAKWSALTALAFVAAYLLYPSLQAASAAEFHALPLATPLILFAFLFAQRRQWGRFAVAALLVATVQEGTALLAAALGAYALGIGIYRLIQGRGDASVSTDPVWHNSQVMRPLVTGAIVLAAGLLWFYLATFVIVPVYAAEAYGLDESPYVARYGALGSSFGDVITSLFTRPGTVLRIAMEPLRLRYLLLILAPLGFLSLIGFEILLVGLPLFLANFLSAFPFQYSGQLHYSTPLAAYVVIAAIVGAQRLRPAARQVAVIAGNRGLWTAYRKHFLLIGWILVWSIGCQILSGYTPIGSNFRQSWPAVTPHHRLLARFADQIPDEAALSTMPSLHPHLSHRERIYRFPVLADSQFVLLDIAARTGWSMHPEEMKRQAMDMLNSGEWMVEDAADGYLLLRRASGGQDTGPAGDLPPEFYSFARPRHEPQYPLDITFGDRVKLLGYDVLDDSEWRQTAIRLYWQALDSLPDDLQLRAFFMTPDGQEVDSSDQRPLIQPIWLPPSAWPVGETIVTDKLHWFLPREWALAAGVYQGNDWESNQRWTISAGQQKPGFDDNSWTIAGTYHRVNGQLQPSDGLTDLEPLDVAFGGDGWTTRLTGVSLPRRAAPGTSVPLSLQWQSNGPSMRDYTIFLHLRDVGGRTVAQADAGPTWYGPRPTSQWPADETLQSAHTLQLSPDLEPGLYDVVAGWYYWETMERLAKLGPDGQPVGDETVIAQLAVDSTAGPDPDLCCALVPECCASQ, translated from the coding sequence TTGAGTAAAGCGCATTCGGCCAGCCACAGCAGACGCCCACCCCGCTGGGCTGTGGCCTTGCTGTGGGCATTGATCGTTATTTACACCCTTTATTTCTCGGCGGTTTCAATCCGCCTTCACGACGCCCATCAGACCCACGCGTCCGACCTTGGACAGATCGATCTGGCCATCTGGAACACCAGCCAGGGCCGCTTCGTCGAGCAAATCAAGGGGGACCAGATCACGACCCGCATGACCGATCATGTGGAGCCGATCTTCGCGCCTGTTTCTACAGTATTTTGGATTTGGGATGATGTCAGGGCACTGCTGATACTTCAGGCAGCCCTGCTTGCCCTGGGCGCCTGGCCTGTGTTCCATTATGCCTACGACCGGGTAATGGACAAAGAGAGCGATTCCGCCGGCGATGCCAAATGGTCTGCCCTGACGGCGTTGGCGTTTGTGGCGGCCTACCTGCTGTATCCGTCACTTCAGGCCGCCAGTGCTGCGGAATTTCACGCCCTGCCTCTGGCAACGCCGCTCATCTTGTTTGCGTTTCTCTTCGCGCAGCGCAGGCAGTGGGGGCGATTCGCGGTCGCGGCGTTGCTCGTTGCCACAGTACAGGAGGGCACAGCGCTGCTGGCGGCCGCACTGGGAGCCTATGCCCTGGGAATCGGGATATACCGGTTGATTCAAGGCAGAGGTGATGCTTCAGTTTCGACTGATCCGGTATGGCACAACAGCCAGGTTATGCGGCCACTGGTTACAGGCGCCATCGTTCTCGCTGCCGGGCTTCTCTGGTTCTATCTGGCAACCTTCGTGATCGTGCCGGTCTATGCGGCAGAGGCGTACGGCCTGGATGAGAGCCCCTATGTAGCTCGCTACGGCGCCCTGGGCAGCAGCTTTGGCGATGTCATCACGAGCCTGTTCACCCGGCCCGGAACGGTTCTCAGGATTGCCATGGAGCCCCTGCGGCTGCGCTATCTCTTGCTGATATTGGCGCCCCTTGGTTTTCTGTCGCTGATCGGCTTCGAGATCCTGCTGGTTGGGCTTCCGCTGTTCCTTGCCAATTTCCTCAGTGCCTTTCCCTTCCAGTACAGCGGCCAGTTGCACTATTCTACCCCCCTGGCAGCCTACGTTGTCATTGCAGCCATCGTGGGCGCCCAGCGCCTGCGACCCGCCGCGCGCCAGGTCGCCGTGATCGCCGGGAACCGTGGTCTGTGGACCGCCTACCGAAAGCATTTTCTCCTGATCGGCTGGATCCTTGTCTGGAGTATTGGCTGCCAGATCCTGTCTGGCTACACGCCGATCGGCAGCAACTTTCGGCAGAGCTGGCCGGCAGTGACGCCGCACCACAGGCTGCTGGCCCGTTTCGCGGACCAGATTCCGGATGAGGCAGCTCTCTCCACCATGCCTTCGTTGCACCCTCACCTGAGCCACCGGGAACGAATCTATCGCTTCCCCGTGCTGGCCGACAGCCAATTCGTCCTGCTGGACATCGCCGCCAGAACGGGTTGGTCCATGCACCCGGAAGAGATGAAACGACAGGCGATGGACATGCTGAACTCGGGTGAATGGATGGTAGAGGACGCCGCCGATGGATATCTGTTGCTTCGACGGGCATCGGGAGGCCAGGACACAGGTCCGGCAGGTGATCTTCCGCCGGAGTTCTATTCTTTTGCGCGTCCCCGGCACGAACCCCAATACCCGCTCGACATCACATTTGGTGACAGGGTCAAACTGTTGGGCTACGATGTTCTCGACGACAGCGAATGGCGACAGACGGCCATCCGCCTCTACTGGCAGGCACTGGACAGCCTGCCCGACGACCTGCAACTGCGCGCCTTTTTCATGACACCGGACGGCCAGGAGGTCGATAGCAGCGACCAACGACCCTTGATCCAGCCCATCTGGTTGCCACCGTCGGCCTGGCCCGTGGGTGAAACGATCGTCACCGACAAGCTGCACTGGTTCCTGCCCAGGGAATGGGCGTTGGCAGCCGGCGTTTATCAGGGAAACGACTGGGAATCAAACCAGCGCTGGACCATCAGCGCTGGCCAACAGAAACCAGGATTCGACGACAACAGCTGGACCATAGCCGGTACCTACCATCGTGTGAATGGCCAACTTCAACCATCGGACGGACTGACTGATCTGGAACCGCTGGACGTGGCATTTGGAGGCGATGGCTGGACTACCCGTCTCACCGGTGTGTCTCTCCCGCGGCGGGCTGCGCCGGGGACAAGCGTTCCCCTGTCTCTGCAGTGGCAGTCCAACGGTCCATCCATGCGGGACTATACCATCTTTCTGCACCTGCGGGATGTCGGCGGGCGCACTGTGGCCCAGGCAGATGCCGGTCCCACCTGGTACGGCCCTCGTCCCACCAGCCAGTGGCCGGCCGATGAAACGCTTCAATCCGCGCATACTCTCCAGCTATCGCCCGACCTGGAACCCGGGTTGTATGATGTGGTGGCAGGGTGGTATTACTGGGAAACTATGGAACGGCTGGCGAAACTGGGTCCGGATGGCCAACCGGTGGGCGATGAAACAGTGATCGCTCAGTTGGCAGTGGATTCCACTGCAGGCCCGGATCCTGATCTTTGTTGTGCATTGGTGCCTGAGTGCTGCGCCAGCCAATGA
- a CDS encoding NAD-dependent epimerase/dehydratase family protein, translating into MQALVIGGNGFIGSHLVDRLIELDWDVVVLDIQERRWDPLPGQVNFIRGDLSRAYLVREALAGADLLFHLAWSTIHEVANRDPGADVENNLIPSIELIQAAQRVGVSRFVFTSSGGTVYGPTRQVPTPETHPRNPITAYGVSKLAVEKYLQMYHHIGDLDYAVLRPSVPYGPRQNPLGNQGAVAVFLYRVARGLPITIWGDGSITRDFFYITDLVDALIRAAEEPLSDERTFNIGGTQEISLNQLVKVVEKTVGKKAVAEYLPARPFDAPRVHLDTSRAQAVLDWQPKVDLEPGIQKTWAWINDNFS; encoded by the coding sequence ATGCAAGCATTAGTGATCGGTGGCAATGGATTCATCGGATCGCATCTCGTGGACCGGCTGATCGAGCTGGACTGGGATGTGGTCGTGCTGGATATCCAGGAACGCCGGTGGGACCCCTTGCCCGGGCAGGTGAACTTCATCCGTGGCGACCTGAGTCGCGCCTACCTGGTGAGAGAGGCACTTGCCGGCGCGGACCTGCTCTTCCACCTGGCCTGGTCGACGATTCATGAAGTGGCCAACCGCGACCCTGGCGCCGACGTCGAAAACAACCTCATTCCCTCGATAGAACTGATACAGGCCGCGCAGCGAGTTGGCGTCAGCCGCTTTGTATTCACCTCATCGGGCGGCACCGTCTATGGACCGACCCGGCAGGTTCCCACTCCCGAGACCCATCCACGGAACCCGATTACGGCCTATGGAGTCAGCAAGCTGGCGGTAGAAAAGTATCTTCAGATGTATCATCACATCGGTGATCTCGACTACGCGGTTCTGCGGCCGTCGGTCCCTTACGGCCCCCGGCAGAATCCGCTGGGCAACCAGGGAGCCGTGGCTGTTTTCCTCTACCGCGTGGCCCGGGGCCTTCCGATAACCATCTGGGGCGATGGCAGCATCACCCGCGATTTTTTCTACATCACCGACCTGGTGGATGCACTGATCCGCGCGGCCGAAGAGCCGTTGTCGGACGAGCGCACCTTCAACATCGGCGGTACACAGGAAATCTCTCTCAACCAACTGGTGAAAGTTGTGGAGAAAACGGTGGGCAAAAAAGCGGTGGCAGAGTACCTGCCTGCCCGCCCATTCGATGCCCCTCGTGTCCACCTGGACACCAGCCGGGCGCAGGCGGTCCTTGATTGGCAGCCGAAGGTCGATCTCGAGCCAGGCATCCAGAAAACATGGGCATGGATCAATGACAACTTTTCCTGA